From the genome of Denticeps clupeoides chromosome 17, fDenClu1.1, whole genome shotgun sequence:
GAGGTGCgactgtgtcactgtgtcacctTAATGCAAGCTTAGCCTGGCAAACAGATGGACTCACAATAAGgatataaaaagaaacaaacagacAATCGAAGAATAACAGAATGAACGAAAGTGATTTTCTCTAACCTACAGAGCATCAGTGGACAGTCCTGGACTGACGAGGACTCAGATGGAGACAGTGACTGTGGGGAGTTTCTCTATGGAATTCAGGTGAGCCCAGGCTTTTATTGCAACAGAAATCTTACATCCCTGTAAGCCCTGAGCTCCATGTCCCACCCCACTGTTGCAGACCAGCTACATCGAGACAGCCGGGTCTACTGTGTTTACACCGTGATGAGGCTCACATGTTATTAAGGGGATTAGCGTGTAAGGGCCAGCATATGGCTACCCCTGCTCTCAGAAACCTGATCCCCCCTCTCCAGCACTGCTCAGTTCACCATGGAGCTTGGTGACCCTTATCGGGTCCGGCCAGCCAGACTGTGAACAACGTATAGCGATAAAACAGGCAATTCTTACTGGCAGCTGGTCTCATCCCCAGTTGtctttgtgactgtgtgtgtgtgtgtggatcaggGCGAGTTAAGCCATTCAGGAAACTGGCTCCAAGTATGACATATCAGTCCCAGACCTACTTCGTAGGTACTTTTGCAGGTTTGCTCTCCTGACTGATAGGCAGAGTTTTTATGATATTTGTTTTCATAATGCACGTGAATCAGTATGAATAATCTGGATCCCATTCAAAAACATGCAGGGCCACTGTGGTACTGACTTATACTGCCATCCTCAGCTGGACGCTGACATCGGGGCTGTAAGAGACATCTATACCGACCGGGCTGTGTATGTCAGGTAAAGCCCATTTCCACCCAGGGTGGGACTGCGGATGGGGTTGTGCAGTGGTAGTAATGAATGTGTTTGTTCTCTTCAACAGAGAGTATGGCACAATCGACGATGTGGATGTTGACCTGCAAATCAACATCGGTTTCCTTGATGTAAGCCATGTTCATTAACAGCTGACACACGTGcccgttttctttttcttggttAGTTAGAATAAGCCCTTAGGAATATAGGAATGGCACATGTAAGAAAGTCTGTTAGGGTTTGTGTCTGTGCTGCCAGGAGGAGGTGGCCTCAGCGTGGAACGTCATCAGAACAGAGCCCATCATTCTGCGCTTgcgtttctctctttctcaatACCTTGATGGACCAGGTAGTGTTTGAAGCTTGAAGAATGTTTTGAAGGTATCATGATACGCAGCTGTTCATCCAAGATCCccattcttttctttctgcagAGCCCACAGTAGAGGTTTTCCAGACTTCCAGTAAGGACAGATTTGGCTTGGGAGTACAGCTGAAAAAgtaagcatttatttatttattttgaaatagcCTTGATAAATGCCATGCAAATACACCAAAGTGacactcatttcatttttacaggaTCCTCAGCACATTCATATCCCAGCAATGGAAACACCTGAGTAATGAGTTCATGAGGGTTCAACAGAAGAAGAGGCACAGCTGGTTCAAGGCAGGAGGAACCATCAAAAAATTCCGTGCTGGACTCAGCATCTTCTCTCCAGTTGCTAAGTAAATTAATTCTTGAATAtgttgtttttcatattttacagtGCTTTCtaatgtatacatacatacatttacagcatttatcagacgcccttatccagagcgacttacaatcagtagttacagggacagtctccctggagcaacttaaggttaagtgtcttgctcagggacacaatggtagtaagtgggatttgaacctggttctcctgggtctcctggttcacaggcgagtgttttacccactaggctactaccataatATAGATAATATATGTACACGGTTTGGATGAAACAAAATACATGCAACAATACAATCTGTCTTCAGGCCATGAATTAAGAGAATACATTTAGAATACTTCTGCagctatataaaatgtaatctgCAGATGTGGAGGGCAGTtgattaaaaaattatattcatgttGATATACAAATTCATCACACCAAactgttgtaaaaaaaattaacaaatgatGATACAGCACAGTTGTCATACACATGCATTTCAAACATGTATTCTGCATACATAAAAATCTGTATGTAATGGAATGTAATACATTCATATTCCATTACATTAGTAATGTATTCAGAAATCTCTGCTGATCCCGCTATTTCTCCAAATGACAATAGAAAGATCAATGGCAGATCTCGTAGTAGATCTGCAGTAAATCTCACTATGACTGTTCCCCTGTCAGGTCCCCCTGCGTCCCTCTCATCCAGGGCCCTGTGGTGAAGGGACAGCTCAGAGCCCCTGAGCTCAGGGTGACACGCCTCATGAATCGTTCTGTGCCCTGCGCCATGAAGGAGTCCAAGGGAGAGCTGTTTACATACGCCCCTAACGGACAGGTGTGTATCCAACAAAGCACGAGAACCATGAGAACCTTATGAATTCAGGTTCTGTTCTGAACTCTAATTAGACAGGGCACTTGCCTTTAAACGTACCTTGCTGGATAAAAGAGGCGAGACTGAGCGAGACTGAAAATTGTAAACATCTTCAAAAGACTCAATTAAATGGTTCAAAGCAGCCGAGATGAAGCGTTGTCTTTCAACAACAATTGTGACTGCGGAGCCTTTATGAGAGCGCTTGTGCCGTGTCTTCAGAGCGTCGCTGTGCCTGGAGCCAGATCAACGGTCCAGATCACCACCAAGCAGCTGATTGAGCTCTTCTTCTCGTCACAAGCGCTCATTCACTGCAAAAGCGTCCCGACCCTGGAGTACGGCTTCCTCGTGCAAGTATGCGCTGTGTGACTGAGTCTGGGAACTGCGACTGAAGCCTATTGCATTTCCACATGCAATGCACATGCAATGCACTTCCATCACTGTCTGTCCTCCTCCTCTAGATCATGAAGTACTCTGAACAAAGGATTCCAACCCTGAATGAATACTGCGTGGTGTGTGATGAGCAGCACGTTTTTCAGAATTGCTCCATGCTTAAAGTAAGACTGACAAACATCCGTtgtctttaaataataatgtcaaCGTGTATATTTATGTGGTTATTGTTTTGATATATTCATACACAGCCAGCAGTATGCACCAGagagttgtgtgtgttctctttttaCACTTTGGGTGTGATGTCTGGCGCTGCAGAAGATGTGGCTACAGGAGctgaggtaacacacacacccacatgcacacacaaaaagcccATGATGCACTGGTCACTGGCTCCTGTTTTCCATACGTCTAAACCACACAGATTCATGCAGGTTTCAGTTTTGTACTTAagagtgtaaaataaaatgaaataaaatctgatgTTTGACCCATGCAGCTTATCCAAACATTGAGCTGCCCATAATGCTTCTTGCATAAAACATTCACAAAAAGGCCCCATGATCCACAACATGGCTTTGCAAATACATCATTAATTATGGTTTAATTAATACAGTTCTATGACTTTGTGTTGTGTGAGAAtattcatttgtaatatttgtttgctATTATTGAGCAAAAAAGGCTGACATTTCTTCAGCGAGTCTTGCTGTTCTTTAGCTCGTACCTTATCTGTCTGGATCAAGGACACTGCCCGCAGCTATTTTTCTAGCTGTCAGTTCAGCATTGTGCATGTGGCCGAAACATACCTTGCTTTTGCCGGCAAGTTAGAAACAAGTAAAGGGAGAAGGATGACATCCTTCATGAAACTAAACATCTGTGCAGACTGAAAACACCAAGTTGCCAAATGTATTAAGACACATGCTTTTAAACACACGTTTAATGCTTTGTATTGTAAGACTTGGACTTGGTGTAAGACTTGTAAGACCCATTCCATGAAGCTGTCTAGGTTCTTGGGCTAATCTAAAAGCCACATAAACATTGGAGGTCTGTAGCTATGGATTGTTGTTGGCATTTAGTTGTTGTCGTCTGTGTTTTGCATGCCTCAGCATGCACTGACCTCCCTCTGATTTTGATGTGGCCGAACACTTCATGGCTGAGTTGCTGTTGTTACCAATTGCTTCCACTTTGTTAAAATACCAATAACAGTTCACCATGGAGTTTTAAGTGATTTGAATGGGCAACTCAATACTTTTGCCAACACAGAGTATCCATTACCAGACCAAAAAAACACTTCAGGGGTTAGACCCTTGATTTTATGTCTTTGGAAGATGGAGGACCGGTGATCTTAGTTTCAGGTTAAGGAGTCCTTATGGAAACATGCAGTGCCCTGCATGCACTCATTAGATTAGCACAAAGGAGTAAAGGAGAGGACAGACAGAACTGAAGTGTTGAGAACTGCTTCAAGTGACTAGATTGTCTTATTGTGTTGTCTGATTACTTGTTAGGTGGTGGACTTGCTTGTGGTCATGTGCAGAGCTGCCCTGGAGTCTGCCCGTAAGAGCATTATATTTGACCCTTACCCTTCTGTGGTGGACCCCTCTGACCCCAAGAGTCTGGCATTTAACCCAAAGGTGCTTATCGCTACATGTCTCTGATTAAATCAGTTGAAACTCAatggaaaagtgcattttttcatgctttctgtgtgtgtgacagaagaAGAGCTATGAGCGTCTGCAGAAAGCACTGGATAGTGTAATGTCCATACGGGAGATGACACAAGTGAGCACTATTTTTACTTGTATTTCCCTTACTAAAGTGTCATTTCAAACACATGTGATTATATACACTTAACAATTCATTGGCAATTTAACTTTAATTAGTCTCTGCATCTTTATCCAGATATTAATCCTCTTAAATCCAATCTACCAAACAGCTTGTAGTGTTAATTAACTGTGTGTTTTCCAGGGATCCTATTTTGAGATAAAGAAACAAATGGACAAGATGGATCCACTTGCACACCCTCTCCTACAATGGTAACAAAGAATAACCTTTTAGTAGGTTATAAAGTTGGTTTTGTGGTCTCACAGTAAAAATAGTCAGTTTCAATTGCTAAACATGCAGCACCATGCAGGTCTAGCTCTAATGATTGATTTCTATTCATATAAATGGCCAAAAGCATTAATTTTAATGCTGTATATATCCTTGGTTTCATTGTTATATTACAGGATCATATCCAGCAACAGGTCTCACATAGTCAAGCTGCCCCCTGGAAGGGTATGATAATTTACCTTCTTAAATGATCTACACTATTATTCAAAAGTTTGGAAGAACCTactcatttctgttttttgttacattatacagtacaagccttaagtttggagacaccttctcattcaacgtgttttctttattttcatgaccatttatgttggtagattctcactgaaggcatcaaaactatgaatgaacacatgtggagttatgtacttaacaaaaaacgatgaaatagccgccctttgctctgattactgctttgcacactcttgccattctctcgatgagcttcaagaggtcgtcacctgaaatgcttttccaacagtcttgaaggagttcccagaggtgttaagcacttgttggcccctttgcattcactctgcggtccagctcaccccaaaccatctggattgggttcaggtccggtgactgtggaggccaggtctccactttttgttaaatacataacgccacatgtgttcattcataactGCTACAACTTTTTtaactgtaactgtaactgATTCTTGCATTGGCTCAATCTTAGACTGCATAACCACCaaagagtaggtgcgtccaaacatttgactagTAGTGTATGCTCCTTTTGATTTTGTGTATGCATCTGTCTGGTGTTTCATTTTCCCCGTCTGATCAGCAGCAGCTCAAGTTCATGCACACAAGCCATCAGTTCCTCCTGCTCAGCAGTCCTCCTGCTAAAGAGTCTCGGTTCCGCACAGCAAGGAAGATATATGGTAGCACCTTCGCCTTCCAGtgagaactttttaaaaataagcacacgcacacacatgcatttataaaaCTCATATGCTGTAGTTGAGATCCTGTAGATCAATCAGATTCTTTTATTCTAAGCCTTTACTCTATGTAACAAATCCATTTTTTCGATTTAGTGGGTCCCACATAGAAAACTGGCACTCAATTCTGAGAAACGGACTGGTCAATGCCTCATATACAAAGTTGCAGGTATGTCTGCTAAATATCTGCTCCATATctgattattaaaaacatttttacacctCTGTTGACATCACTCAGAAAGCATGATTGCCTCTGCCTCCACTGCTGCGTGATGCAGGCTTTTAAAATTAGATGTCTGATGAACACATTCAGCTTAATTACAGCACTTTTCTGAATATGAAATGGATCTTAGTTACCTTGGATGTTTTGTTCACTTCCCATGATTTCCCCTTTCCCATTCTCTCTAAACCAAGCTGCATGGGGCAGCATATGGAAAGGGCATCTACCTCAGCCCCATCTCCAGCATCTCCTTTGGATACTCAGGTAGGGTCTCATTCATCCTTTCTCTGCTCTCAGATGACGTTAATCGGTTGTGCATTAGTGTCTAAAAGGGGTTTATTGCTCCTGTGAAAGGTTGCAATAACAGCAGGATAGAATTCACTGTCACGCGTAACACAGCGACCTTCAGCTAAACTTTACATGAAGCTTGAtattgttgctaggcaacatctTGCAGTGAGGTAGGGAGCAGATGCTTGTCAAAAACAAGGTAATTAAGGTGTGCTGATACTGGAGATGTGGCAATAGAGTTTATATTGTCAGAATATTTGTATCACTGCACAAGGTCAGCGCATGTCCTTTAACTAAAGAGATATTCAGACTGACCTCGAAAATATGACATCCGTCCTGTGCATTTAGGCATGGGCAAAGGACAACACCACATGCCAACCAAAGAAGAGCTTGTACAACGCTATAACCGTATGAACACAATTGCACAGGTAAAGTTGCATCATTTGAACAGCCATAACCTCAGAAGAAAACACGGCAGtaatttcttttctcttctttggTCACAGAGTCGCCCAGCGCAGTCTAGATTTCTCCAGAGTCGGAATTTGAACTGCATAGCTCTATGTGAAGGTCAGACATCACTTTAACATACCTTAAGAAAGGATTGCTAGTTGCAATAGCTAGAGTGATTTTGTAATGATGAAAGCACCTCGctgtctttcttttcattcagtTATAACATCCAAAGACCTCCAGAAACATGGGAACATATGGGTTTGTCCAGTTTCAGACCACATTTGTACACGGTTCTTCTTTGTGTAAGCAGTTCATTTCAAAGAAAACCATATTTACAAAAATCAACTGCCAGTCCAACgatcttaatttttttcacttatcAAAGGTATGAAGATGGTCAAGTTGGAGATGCCAACATTAACACCCAGGAGCCTAATGTTCAAAGGGAGATCCTCCGTGTGATTGGATCACATCCCACCTGAACACTGAAGACGTTCATTTAATTGGATCATTGTATGCCTATTTTGGAAAAGTGCAAGGTAATCATATTACTGTTTGTTGGTCCTTTTTGCCAACCTCTGTGCTTATTCTGGCTCTCACCAAAACAGTAGAACCATTTTGCACTCCTGCAAACAAATACCATGCACAAGTGTCAGAAAGATGCATGTGGCTGTTTCTAAATCGGACTGGTGATGGATATGACATTCCGTTCAATAAGCTGGTGCAATGTATTATAAAGTGACACTGATGTTAATAGCTGTGTAAGTTACAGTAaatacagtgtaatacaatatTCACTTTCATCCCATGTGTACACAGGATTGTGTGACTTGCTGTTTAATTATTGTATTGCCATATTCCTACTAGAGAGCAGACGGTACAGTTCTGTTCAACAATATTTCCAGTATTTCACCAAGAAACTGTGAGCACGATCTGGGCTTTAGTGAAAGGAGAACTGCAAGGAAAAGGAGCCGTTTTGTTACGTTTGTAAGAAGGTGTTGGCGCTAGGGTTTTACTCATGCTAGCTAGAGGGGTTATGGTTCAACATAGCctatttttatgaatttgtcagttttctaataaataaaattcatttttccaTTACATCTGAACTGTTtgatctgttcatttttatcatGTTTGTTGTACAGTGTACAAATGTGcgtttgtgtatgtgtaggaCATGTATTTGCATTCAAGCATGTGCCCTTGCACACAAATTAGCCAGACTGCGCTTTTGTGCACATTTGTCAAGTCCCCGAGCAATCTGAGCAAAGAATGAGGTTGTTTTAAGTCCCCGAAGATTAAATGTCCCCAATCAGCATCAGTGGCAACGTCTGACTCCTGTGAGGTGGAAACGCTTCGTCGTAGCTGTGCACTACCTCTCCACATGCGCCCACAGCTGCCTCCGCATCTGCCCCGCCCGTGCGCTGGAAATTTGCCCACTGTCCCTTTATCAACAGCGCACTTTAAAGGGCTTCTCGACCCTCGACgtccctgtctctctcacacacaaagtgccacaaaaatgttcaaatcacTTCACACCATGCAGTGCATTAATACCATGAAGCCGCTTTAAAGACACGTCCATTTAtctcccttttttatttaaatctctGTGAAATTAGTTGATTTCAAAGAGACAGTGGGAAGGCAGCGTGAAATTGTGCTGACGTATCTTTTCTGGGATAATAGATTCATGAGATTGACCTGCCCCTATCAAACCCTCGTCTGaaggggataaaaaaaatccccctgGCTGctgatttatacatttttgcgCGCCCTCCATCGAGGTGATAATGTTACTCGGCGTGGCCCTCGCCTCTTTCACCTTCTGCGACCGCTGCATGTTTCTGATTCCTTTGTAATTCATTAGCGGTAATGTTGTGAACCTAAGTGGGGATGTAAATAAAAGGCAGATTCTTCTTGACGCAATGGCGTAGATAAGAATTTTGTGTGAAGACGCTCCCCTCCTCCATGGCTGCTTCTGCCGAACCTTTTCAACCGTTCCACCattaaattaacttaatttcCTTGGGGTGTGTTGTACTTTCCAGCGAGACTTCATTCtgcttaatttaattaataaaacttATAGAGAAGTCCATGGGAGCTTGCCAAAGGCTGTGCTTCTGCTAACTAGATGATAACAGTGGAATAATGTCTGAAGCCTGTCAGACTGGATAAGGGAGGAGAATTTTCCATTTGCTGAGACAGTAGATTTTGCAACTATCCAATTCCAATGGCGCTTaagaagagaaaagtaaaagGCTGGCGTTATGTCGCGTTCAATCGATTGTTGTGACTGgaaaatgatgaaatgatgtCTTGTGGTGCTCCTGTCGTCGCCCAAATGCTTCGCCTTCTGTTGAGCCCGGCTCCACGTACACGCTGTGCGTGCTGCTTTCTTTGGGAAACAAGCTGTGAATTTTGTGGAGCAGAACTGCAGAGCGGCATGCGCGCCTCTCCGCAGAGCGAAATGACTGCCTCCGGGCTTTCACAGCTCCGAGACCAGCCGATAAGTGCAGCAGTGGGCCGCGGGAACGGAGCGGACAGCATTCCGACGTTCAACTGCCAACCCGGGACTCCTTTCTCCCACGGTGCAGACGCCACTTCTGCTGAGCTTGGCAAACTTTTCATTTAAACCTCACCATGCCGTGTGCAAAGAGACAAGGGCAGCGTGCATTTTAAACTGGCCTCCTGCCTCAAACGCCATGAGGACGTGTTTACCGCGTTTACCGCCTTTTTTTGGTGCTAAAATgtcgttcatttttttaaagcccttTTTTGCCGCCTGTTTCTTTAAGAGGGGTTCCACCAATACCCCTCCAGCCCCCCGCAGTCACTATTTCTCTGGATTGCTCAACCACTCCTCTCTAATCTGTGGTCGAGGATGCAGCATCTGCCACATAACAGCTATGTGAGGGGGAAAACGGCGAGATcgcagtttgtttttttgggttagTGCATATGGATTCTGTTTTTCCCGGAACGATGTGGAACTTTTACACAGCAAAGAGCAGAGGAAAGGAAGAAGAGGACTGCGTGTGCTGAAGACTTCGAACTTGCCTTTACGATGTGCTGCACCATCCCAATGGAGCAACCTTTATGAACAAGTATATGCTGTCTCACTTTCAGAGGAGGTATTTCTTAATCCAGATTACGTCCAATCTCATGCAACTTTATAGAACAGTAAAGAGCTCAAACTCTTTTTGTTTGAAATAATTGCTTTTATTATAAAGGGGGACATTTAAGATCACAAGgactattttatttttcttcattgaACTCTTTTCTAAAAGGAATTTTCTAGTGTCTCATTCTCCTCATTACatcattatgcaaatgaagaCCTGGGAAATTAACAGAAAGCTTGATATCATCACATGCTGATAGAGGCAGTGCCTATGCTCTACGTTTTAAATTAAGGTCTACAGAAAGAACACCTGAGGACAGTTCAAGGGGATCAAACGAGATTTGGAATTTCAAAATCATAATTATACTACAGCTGGGGCAATTATGTCATTTCCTAGaggagaaaattcttttatctACAGTCCATCATCCGGAACAACGCATTTGGATGAACCACTATCCAGACCTCCTGTATGGACCACTCTACCACCCTCCAGCACTCTTAAACCAGGACGCACTGGCTTTAAGAAGGTTTGTACCACAGGAGAAGCCAGTCCATGCCCGTTTCCAGGACTGGGCACAGGAATACTGGAGATGCGAGTGAAGGAGGGAAGCAAGATTCGAAACCTCTTGGGTTTTGCTATGGCCCGAATGCAAGAACAGGTGAAACCTGATGGTCAGGTGGGAGTGACTCAGGTTCTCTTCACTGGACTTGATCGGGCCATCACCAAGACCATTACATGCGCCGAAATAATGAAGCGTCAAGTACAAGGGCTGCACCAGCTCTCCAAACTTCAGTACACTACTGTGCGTGAAGTATGGGAGAACAAAGAGGATGGGAGGTCCAGAATGACGATACACAGGACAGTGCCGTCCATCTGCATTCTTCTCTCCAAAGACCCGCTGGATCCCACAGAGCCGGGCTATCAGCATCCAGCGGATGTCCGCTCTGTGTCCGATCCAAGAGACATTAAAGGCGAACGTGTAGTTTGCAGAAAAAGAACCTTGAGTCCTTGTTCACAATCCAAACAGCCAAATGCTAAAAAAGCTCATTCTGCAATACATTGACCTGTTTTACAACCAAATCTGAAGCATGCAAGAATAACATATGGATTAACAATGGACATGAACTCAGCTTGTCATTAAAGACAATAAAGTGAATGTGTTACACTATTTTCAAAGGTTATACTCGTGCATCGTCCAATAACATGATAGGTGTGGCTGTGATATAACTTTTTTACAGTTCTTCACCCCAGATAAACAGTTTTTAATTAACAGAATTGGTTTGTTAAAATGCTAAaagtggagcagtggtggcctagcaggtaaggaagcagactcataactgTAGAGCTGCTGGTTCCCGAACCATTGGGATGCCACTGATGTCCTCTTGAGcatggtaccgtccccacaccctgctccctgggcgcctttcatggctgtccactactcaccaaggttgatgggttaaaagcagaggacacatttcatttctatGTTTCTATGTTTTGTAtcaaaatgaccaaaacaatcactttaaaat
Proteins encoded in this window:
- the LOC114767370 gene encoding protein mono-ADP-ribosyltransferase PARP6-like isoform X1; this encodes MSISGQSWTDEDSDGDSDCGEFLYGIQGHCGTDLYCHPQLDADIGAVRDIYTDRAVYVREYGTIDDVDVDLQINIGFLDGLCLCCQEEVASAWNVIRTEPIILRLRFSLSQYLDGPEPTVEVFQTSSKDRFGLGVQLKKILSTFISQQWKHLSNEFMRVQQKKRHSWFKAGGTIKKFRAGLSIFSPVAKSPCVPLIQGPVVKGQLRAPELRVTRLMNRSVPCAMKESKGELFTYAPNGQSVAVPGARSTVQITTKQLIELFFSSQALIHCKSVPTLEYGFLVQIMKYSEQRIPTLNEYCVVCDEQHVFQNCSMLKPAVCTRELCVFSFYTLGVMSGAAEDVATGAEVVDLLVVMCRAALESARKSIIFDPYPSVVDPSDPKSLAFNPKKKSYERLQKALDSVMSIREMTQGSYFEIKKQMDKMDPLAHPLLQWIISSNRSHIVKLPPGRQQLKFMHTSHQFLLLSSPPAKESRFRTARKIYGSTFAFHGSHIENWHSILRNGLVNASYTKLQLHGAAYGKGIYLSPISSISFGYSGMGKGQHHMPTKEELVQRYNRMNTIAQSRPAQSRFLQSRNLNCIALCEVITSKDLQKHGNIWVCPVSDHICTRFFFVYEDGQVGDANINTQEPNVQREILRVIGSHPT
- the LOC114767370 gene encoding protein mono-ADP-ribosyltransferase PARP6-like isoform X4, translating into MSISGQSWTDEDSDGDSDCGEFLYGIQGHCGTDLYCHPQLDADIGAVRDIYTDRAVYVREYGTIDDVDVDLQINIGFLDEEVASAWNVIRTEPIILRLRFSLSQYLDGPEPTVEVFQTSSKDRFGLGVQLKKILSTFISQQWKHLSNEFMRVQQKKRHSWFKAGGTIKKFRAGLSIFSPVAKSPCVPLIQGPVVKGQLRAPELRVTRLMNRSVPCAMKESKGELFTYAPNGQSVAVPGARSTVQITTKQLIELFFSSQALIHCKSVPTLEYGFLVQIMKYSEQRIPTLNEYCVVCDEQHVFQNCSMLKPAVCTRELCVFSFYTLGVMSGAAEDVATGAEVVDLLVVMCRAALESARKSIIFDPYPSVVDPSDPKSLAFNPKKKSYERLQKALDSVMSIREMTQGSYFEIKKQMDKMDPLAHPLLQWIISSNRSHIVKLPPGRQQLKFMHTSHQFLLLSSPPAKESRFRTARKIYGSTFAFHGSHIENWHSILRNGLVNASYTKLQLHGAAYGKGIYLSPISSISFGYSGMGKGQHHMPTKEELVQRYNRMNTIAQSRPAQSRFLQSRNLNCIALCEVITSKDLQKHGNIWVCPVSDHICTRFFFVYEDGQVGDANINTQEPNVQREILRVIGSHPT
- the LOC114767370 gene encoding protein mono-ADP-ribosyltransferase PARP6-like isoform X6 translates to MSISGQSWTDEDSDGDSDCGEFLYGIQGHCGTDLYCHPQLDADIGAVRDIYTDRAVYVREYGTIDDVDVDLQINIGFLDEVASAWNVIRTEPIILRLRFSLSQYLDGPEPTVEVFQTSSKDRFGLGVQLKKILSTFISQQWKHLSNEFMRVQQKKRHSWFKAGGTIKKFRAGLSIFSPVAKSPCVPLIQGPVVKGQLRAPELRVTRLMNRSVPCAMKESKGELFTYAPNGQSVAVPGARSTVQITTKQLIELFFSSQALIHCKSVPTLEYGFLVQIMKYSEQRIPTLNEYCVVCDEQHVFQNCSMLKPAVCTRELCVFSFYTLGVMSGAAEDVATGAEVVDLLVVMCRAALESARKSIIFDPYPSVVDPSDPKSLAFNPKKKSYERLQKALDSVMSIREMTQGSYFEIKKQMDKMDPLAHPLLQWIISSNRSHIVKLPPGRQQLKFMHTSHQFLLLSSPPAKESRFRTARKIYGSTFAFHGSHIENWHSILRNGLVNASYTKLQLHGAAYGKGIYLSPISSISFGYSGMGKGQHHMPTKEELVQRYNRMNTIAQSRPAQSRFLQSRNLNCIALCEVITSKDLQKHGNIWVCPVSDHICTRFFFVYEDGQVGDANINTQEPNVQREILRVIGSHPT